The Pukyongia salina genome segment CCGGAAGATCGGCAAGCGAATTCATAAAAAATCTAAGATCATGATCCCCGAATTAAAAATATGCGGAATGAAACACAACGTTTCAGAAGTGGCCAGCCTGCAGCCGGATTATCTGGGATTTATATTTTATGATAAAAGTAAGAGGAATTTCGATGGTGAGATCCCGCAGTTGCCTCACGGAATTCGCAAGGTGGGGGTTTTTGTGAATGCGCCCCTTGAGGATATTTCAGAAAAAATAAAGAAATACCAATTGGATGTGATCCAATTACACGGGGAGGAAACCCCTCAATTTTGCGCCCGGTTACGAACAGCAAATTTCCAATCGGAAAATGGTCCGATTTCTATATGGAAAGTATTTGGCATTCACGAGGGATTCAATTTTTCCCAATTAGCACTCTATGAAGGTTTTGTAGATCGGTTCTTGTTCGATACTGCCGGGGAAGCTAAA includes the following:
- a CDS encoding phosphoribosylanthranilate isomerase — protein: MKHNVSEVASLQPDYLGFIFYDKSKRNFDGEIPQLPHGIRKVGVFVNAPLEDISEKIKKYQLDVIQLHGEETPQFCARLRTANFQSENGPISIWKVFGIHEGFNFSQLALYEGFVDRFLFDTAGEAKGGNGYPFNWDILSDYPTETPLVLSGGISAEKIPQIKAIQKTPIPLVALDINSRFEIKPGLKDIEKIKRFTHELSR